A region of Pyxidicoccus parkwaysis DNA encodes the following proteins:
- a CDS encoding methyl-accepting chemotaxis protein: MWGRLSLRMQVAIAVLVPCLAVVVFSVVYFPSQQRNVSLALVEKRAQVVGLLMAQHPALLAAERAPDKQALEAVFSRLESRDSADENSGFAVRYQALLKPDGSAVYEHGKLTPSGKGRDAGVLPPEGCVTSRSPARGEHAEVVVRCASGGLIYVAGFGVGNEMTTMTELRGRAWVGLAGALLAGLFLVLLISRNIVEPVSRVTEVVRDVTRGDMSRGELEVPATGEVRLMAQSFNKMLGALRGTVMELMSRTEQLSGASRGLLGASADQEHVISQQAAYAQQIAATFEELSRTAEQISSSTEVVESAARRTHEAVAEAMAVVAQVVAGINDIRTESKGVADAIVGLNQDLQQVSKIAQVINQVAERSDLLALNAALEGTKAGEVGRGFSLVAAEMRKLAENVSASARDIARIVEKVQDSGEEAAAKARVGMATSDRGVEVAEQASSVFQRIVELARGTSEAARQITIATRQQRQSSEQAVQGARNVAELVKQGVDATGRTTRIAQDLQAVAEGLTAVTSRFKTTRS, translated from the coding sequence ATGTGGGGCCGGCTCAGCTTGCGGATGCAGGTGGCCATCGCGGTGCTGGTGCCCTGCCTCGCGGTGGTCGTCTTCTCGGTGGTGTACTTCCCCTCCCAGCAGCGCAACGTCAGCCTGGCGCTGGTGGAGAAGCGCGCGCAGGTGGTGGGGCTGCTGATGGCGCAGCACCCGGCGCTGCTCGCGGCGGAGCGCGCTCCGGACAAGCAGGCGCTGGAGGCGGTGTTCAGCCGGCTCGAGTCGCGCGACTCCGCCGACGAGAACAGCGGCTTCGCGGTGCGCTACCAGGCGCTGCTCAAGCCGGACGGCAGCGCGGTGTACGAGCACGGCAAGCTGACTCCGTCCGGCAAGGGAAGGGACGCGGGCGTGTTGCCGCCGGAGGGGTGTGTGACGTCCCGTTCGCCGGCGCGCGGAGAACACGCCGAGGTGGTGGTGCGCTGCGCGAGCGGCGGCCTCATCTACGTGGCGGGCTTCGGCGTGGGCAATGAGATGACGACGATGACGGAGCTGCGAGGCCGCGCGTGGGTGGGGCTGGCGGGCGCGCTGCTGGCCGGCCTGTTCCTGGTGCTGCTCATCAGCCGCAACATCGTCGAGCCCGTGTCGCGCGTGACGGAGGTGGTGCGGGACGTGACGCGCGGGGACATGTCGCGCGGGGAGCTGGAGGTGCCGGCCACGGGCGAGGTGCGGCTCATGGCGCAGTCCTTCAACAAGATGCTCGGCGCGTTGCGCGGCACGGTGATGGAGCTGATGTCCCGGACGGAGCAGCTCTCCGGGGCGTCGCGGGGGCTCCTGGGGGCGTCCGCGGACCAGGAGCACGTCATCAGCCAGCAGGCCGCGTATGCGCAGCAGATTGCCGCGACGTTCGAGGAGCTGAGCCGCACGGCCGAGCAGATCTCCAGCTCCACCGAGGTGGTGGAGTCCGCCGCGCGCCGCACGCACGAGGCGGTGGCCGAGGCCATGGCCGTCGTGGCCCAGGTGGTGGCCGGCATCAACGACATCCGCACCGAGTCCAAGGGCGTGGCCGACGCGATTGTCGGTCTGAATCAGGACCTCCAGCAGGTGTCCAAGATTGCGCAGGTCATCAATCAGGTGGCGGAGCGCTCGGACCTGCTCGCGCTGAACGCGGCGCTGGAGGGCACCAAGGCGGGCGAGGTGGGGCGCGGCTTCTCGCTGGTGGCCGCGGAGATGCGCAAGCTGGCGGAGAACGTGTCCGCCTCCGCGCGAGACATCGCCCGCATCGTCGAGAAGGTGCAGGACTCGGGCGAGGAGGCCGCGGCCAAGGCGCGCGTGGGCATGGCCACCAGCGACCGCGGCGTCGAAGTCGCCGAGCAGGCCTCCTCCGTGTTCCAGCGCATCGTCGAGCTGGCGCGCGGCACCAGTGAGGCAGCCCGTCAAATCACCATCGCCACGAGGCAGCAGCGTCAGTCCAGCGAGCAGGCCGTGCAGGGTGCGCGCAACGTGGCGGAGTTGGTGAAGCAGGGCGTGGACGCGACGGGGCGCACCACCCGCATCGCGCAGGACCTGCAAGCGGTGGCCGAGGGGCTGACGGCCGTCACCAGCCGGTTCAAGACGACGCGGAGTTAG